Proteins co-encoded in one Quercus robur chromosome 8, dhQueRobu3.1, whole genome shotgun sequence genomic window:
- the LOC126697054 gene encoding probable carboxylesterase 9, translated as MSSGIDPYDHLCIFLNPDGTLTRFWTLPKKKANPIATNGEPVVSKDHTLNAEKKTHVRIYMPTIKLPPNDDTRIPIIIFYPFSNWYFSLWDTESNDRIASELACQVPAIVVSVDYRLAPENRLPAQYHDGVDAILWVREQALNPNGEQWIKDYGDISRCYLYGHGTGGNIAFFAALEATRMELEPLKIVGNIMNQPLFGGVVRTDSELQHSMDPLHPLCVQDLIWELSLPIGENRDHWYSNPIVEGPHTSAISKLGKCLVIGFGEDFMFDRHQEFITLLMRHEVQIEALFHDSGFHAIDLAVPEWADAIVESVKDFIAEAENKPSKG; from the exons ATGTCGTCAGGTATAGATCCCTACGACCACCTTTGCATTTTTCTGAACCCTGATGGCACTCTCACTAGATTTTGGACGCTCCCAAAGAAAAAAGCAAACCCTATTGCCACTAATGGCGAGCCTGTGGTCTCCAAGGATCACACTCTCAATGCTGAAAAGAAAACGCACGTCCGAATCTACATGCCGACCATCAAATTGCCTCCCAATGATGACACAAGGATTCCGATCATAATTTTCTACCCCTTTTCGAATTGGTACTTTTCTCTGTGGGACACTGAAAGCAACGACAGGATAGCCTCAGAGCTCGCATGCCAGGTTCCTGCTATTGTTGTCTCCGTTGACTACCGCCTTGCACCAGAGAATAGGTTGCCGGCGCAATACCATGATGGCGTGGACGCAATACTTTGGGTGAGGGAACAGGCATTGAATCCAAACGGTGAGCAATGGATTAAAGATTACGGAGATATTTCAAGGTGTTACCTGTATGGACATGGTACTGGTGGGAACATAGCATTTTTCGCTGCGTTAGAAGCAACGAGAATGGAGTTGGAGCCGTTGAAGATTGTTGGGAATATAATGAACCAACCCCTGTTTGGTGGCGTTGTAAGGACAGACTCAGAGCTGCAACATTCTATGGATCCTCTCCACCCCTTGTGTGTACAAGATTTGATTTGGGAGCTCTCTTTGCCAATTGGTGAAAATCGGGACCATTGGTATTCTAATCCGATAGTGGAGGGCCCGCACACGAGCGCCATTAGCAAGCTTGGTAAGTGCCTTGTGATTGGGTTTGGTGAGGACTTCATGTTCGATCGGCACCAAGAGTTTATAACATTGTTGATGAGGCATGAAGTCCAAATTGAAGCACTGTTCCACGATTCTGGGTTCCATGCAATCGATCTCGCAGTCCCAGAATGGGCGGATGCTATTGTGGAATCGGTTAAAGACTTCATAGCAGAAGCCGAAAACAAACC TTCAAAAGGTTGA